The region CGTCTGGTGCGAGTTCTGGGACGAAGGCTGGCACCCCTACCAGGTGAGCTGGGGCGCCCCCGCCGGCTCCCCACCCTCACCCGGTCCGACCCACATAGACAACTACGGCATCTGCTACGATCCCGACGTGGGCGGCGGCAAGGAGGTGTCGGGCATCTGGGACTGGCGCAACGACCACTACAACTACCAGGTGATTGACAGCGGCTACTCCGAGTACTGCACCCTGGACCTCACCGTGCGGGACCTGGACGGCAACCTGGTTGACGGCGCCTTCTGCAAGATAGCCACGGACAGCCTCTACGGTGGTCAGGGCTGGACGGCCTGGGATACAACCGATTCGACGGGAAAGGCCTATTTCGTCCTCGGCGACGACGACCCGGATTGCGGGCCCCCAGCCGGCAGGGACTACAACCTCAAGGTTTTCTCGGCCGAACTCGGCGGCGGCTATCCCCAAGGCAGCGGCACGGTGAAGATCATTGACAACGCCCAGGCGGAGGAGCACTACACGCTGGACGTGCGGCTGGAGAACGGCGGGATCATGCCGCTGTTGCCGGTGAGCGAGGCGGACCCCCCGTCGGACCCCGCCGACCAGTACAAGTTCGAGGTGGATTACAATCTGCCCTGGGAGTACAAGTTCGGCGAGAGCGTCTACGGCACCACCTACAGCTACGACAACGTTGGTACAGGCAACTTCGAGCTGTTCTTCTGCGACGAGGCCAACTACCAGTCGTTCGTCTCCGGTGAGTCCTTCGAGGCCTATGGGATAACCGAGGACTCCGGCTCCGGCTCGCTTACCTTCATGCTTCCCGACAACGGCAAGTGGTATCTGGTTTTTTCCAACTACGATCAGGTCAACTGCGCCCAGGTCGGGGACGTCACCGTCCGTCTCTACGTGGACCAGGATGCCCTGGACATCGTATTGACGGATTTATACGCCCGCGGCGTCGAGGAGGGCGTTGAGGTTCACTGGAGCACCGCCGCTCCCCTCTCGGGCCTCGTGGGCTGGAACGTGCTCCGCCGGAGCCGCATTCCGGCGGATACCTGCACCATCGTCCCCGCCACCGCCTCACCGTCGCGACCGTCCGACCCGCGTACGGCGGCCTCGCCGAGTGATTGGCGGCTACTCAACGGTCTGCTCTTGACCGGCGACTCACCCTTCGTCTTTACCGACACGGGCGCTTTGGACGGGGAGTCGTACTCCTACAAGCTGGAGGCGATTTTCAACGACGGGTCGGTTTCCACCTTCGGTCCCGTTTACGCCGTGGCCGGTGGAGAAACCGCGCCGGCCAGGTGCACCCTCTCCCAGAACTTCCCGAATCCCTTCACCGATGAGTCCACCATCCGCTACAGCCTGCCCGACCGGGGGTACGTCCGGTTGAACGTCTACAACCTCGCGGGCCAGCTGGTGGGTACACTGGTGGACGGCGAACAGGAAGCGGGTGTGCACGAGGTCGTCTTTCGCGGTCTCGATGCAGGAGGAGCTCCGCTCCCCAGTGGTGTTTACCTCTACCGTTTCCGGGCCGGTGATTTCGCCACTGTCAAGAGACTGGTCATCGCCCGTTGACGATAGCCCGTACGGAAAGGTGGGACATGGGTAAAAATAAAAAGGCTCTCACGGTCCTTTTAGCCGCCGGGCTTCTCACGGTGATTTCCTGTGACACGGGAACGGGCCCCGGCGATAAAGGTTACGAGTTCTCCTTCGCCTGGGGGAGCGAGGGCGATGAAGAGGGGCAGTTCCAAAGCCCGCGCGGTATCGCGCAGGGTGACCAGACGAACGTCTACGTCGCGGATGTGGAGAACAACCGGATACAGGTCTTCGATTCGGAGGGCGTCTTCCTCCTGGCCTGGGGAAGCTTCGGCACCGGGGACGGCGAATTCCTGTACCCCAACGACGTTGCGCTCGACTCGGGCGCCAATGTTTACGTCGCGGACACCTTCAACGATCGCGTCCAGGTCTTCGACGCCTCGGGGACTTTCCTCAGGACCTGGGGTGAAAGCGGTAACGGCGACGGTGAGTTGGATCGCCCCTTCGGCATCGCCGTTGATTCCCAGGATCGGGTTATCGTCGCCGACACTTACAACCATCGCATCCAGGTTTTCGACGGCGAGGGCGGGTTCATCGCCTCCTGGGGAACGCAGGGCGGGGGCGACGGCGAGTTCGACCGGCCCGCAGCCGTGGCCGTTGACTCCGCGGACGACATCTACGTGGCCGATCTGATGAACTGCCGCATCCAGAAGTTCGCCTCCGACGGGACGTATTTGACCGCGTGGGGCGAGCTGGGCGAGGACAACGGCGATTTCCGCTATCCGCAGGGCGTCGCGGTTTCGGGTGACGATAAGGTCTTCGTCGCCGACACCAACAACGACCGTGTTCAGCGGTTCGACACCGATGGAGGTTATGAGCTCAAGTTCGGTGTCGAGGGAGACGCCGAGGGCGAGTTCAACCAGCCCCAGGACGTCATCGTTGACTCCCAGGGCGGCGTCTACATCGTGGATACATCGAATCACCAGATCCAGGTGTTCGTACAGGG is a window of bacterium DNA encoding:
- a CDS encoding FlgD immunoglobulin-like domain containing protein, which gives rise to MFWRRSGCYPFTSCVVVFLALPLLAFAEQVPEDAGCTTVLPEGSLPPGPVVGTNLAATGVVVTGEDREETSEGEGALSPEMEPTYDWQLIDVYHGRRMVPESEYFALYFDRASESLVEVPPEDPLTELAHQALDYAPEWLYDDLATNLSRFGTTIQDRAAQAILSASPPYVDEVAFQVAHISYFNFIPLDEALLEVNARLCYSNDEYLNYVNIVDYGAPPGDYYSTVEYCVEDEGQKTWIEMPREFYYWYIVHPRCSDEAPKMDSEVYNEFWREFLFDYTHPDYLNRELFDLLSQTEIVWDRQPHDNLDGGRPFSDDDMALDVIGNWVSRHVANQASNPRPIQPNLIITDHNGNCGELQDLLCAGTRTALIPCISAMDIVEDHVWCEFWDEGWHPYQVSWGAPAGSPPSPGPTHIDNYGICYDPDVGGGKEVSGIWDWRNDHYNYQVIDSGYSEYCTLDLTVRDLDGNLVDGAFCKIATDSLYGGQGWTAWDTTDSTGKAYFVLGDDDPDCGPPAGRDYNLKVFSAELGGGYPQGSGTVKIIDNAQAEEHYTLDVRLENGGIMPLLPVSEADPPSDPADQYKFEVDYNLPWEYKFGESVYGTTYSYDNVGTGNFELFFCDEANYQSFVSGESFEAYGITEDSGSGSLTFMLPDNGKWYLVFSNYDQVNCAQVGDVTVRLYVDQDALDIVLTDLYARGVEEGVEVHWSTAAPLSGLVGWNVLRRSRIPADTCTIVPATASPSRPSDPRTAASPSDWRLLNGLLLTGDSPFVFTDTGALDGESYSYKLEAIFNDGSVSTFGPVYAVAGGETAPARCTLSQNFPNPFTDESTIRYSLPDRGYVRLNVYNLAGQLVGTLVDGEQEAGVHEVVFRGLDAGGAPLPSGVYLYRFRAGDFATVKRLVIAR
- a CDS encoding 6-bladed beta-propeller, translated to MGKNKKALTVLLAAGLLTVISCDTGTGPGDKGYEFSFAWGSEGDEEGQFQSPRGIAQGDQTNVYVADVENNRIQVFDSEGVFLLAWGSFGTGDGEFLYPNDVALDSGANVYVADTFNDRVQVFDASGTFLRTWGESGNGDGELDRPFGIAVDSQDRVIVADTYNHRIQVFDGEGGFIASWGTQGGGDGEFDRPAAVAVDSADDIYVADLMNCRIQKFASDGTYLTAWGELGEDNGDFRYPQGVAVSGDDKVFVADTNNDRVQRFDTDGGYELKFGVEGDAEGEFNQPQDVIVDSQGGVYIVDTSNHQIQVFVQG